The Corvus moneduloides isolate bCorMon1 chromosome 1, bCorMon1.pri, whole genome shotgun sequence nucleotide sequence tgaaaaacaaactgcAGACTCAAAAAATCCCAGCCACTACAGAAAACCATGACTTCAGCCAACATAACTAGAGGAGCAGCATCATTATGCAAGGAACACTGTATGTTGATTTGAGAGAGACACAAAAGAAGTAACAGAATGAAATTCAAGAAGGCTAAAACCTAATAAATAGTGTAACCCTGCTCAAGAACAAAAAGGAGCTAAATTACCTCTTTGACCTTTAACTTACCATTTGAAATTCCATCTTCAGAAGTTCTGTCTATTtggcaatccagcatttcactCTCCTCTCTTAGGTCTAAACATTCAGGAAGCCTGGCACTCTTTTTTTCAGTAGGGGATTCAGCCACAAGGGTCAGTCTCTCgctttcattttctgtcccaTTTTTCTGTTGTCCTTGGAGTACATTTTCATGTTCTTCCATAGGACTATCTTCGGAGGATGCAAACTGAACATTCTCCCTCTTTGCTGCAATACTTGAAGAGCATTccttcattttgcattttctttttgacttATCTACAGAAAGATACAAAAAAATGTAATCCAAAACAGTTCTttcttcaaaacacagcagcagcatcttgcAAGGAAAATAACTACAGAAGCTTCAGTACCATCTCCCTACACGTGTCTAGAGAAAGGGTTGCAAGTTAATGAGATCGGTTCTCTATTAGATATATTAtaggcagggaaggggaaaacacTGTTTCATGTAATTGAAAACTAGCTGAGCCATTCAAAAGAGCCACAGACAATGTTTTGGACTTCAAGAGGCAGGTGCCATTAAATGTCAGTTGGGCCATCAAGGCCAGGCTCTTCCAATGTCAAGCAGCCACTGCACTTCATAACCACATTGAATGACCTCAGGATTTACTCCACATTTTGAAGCAgcataatgaaatatttaatgccTCTGGCATGAAGAACCAAGGATCACAGGAACCTGGCCACAGGAACACAGAAGGTAGAGAAGTGACTTTGGCACCTTCTCCAAGAAAGtctgaataaaatgaaacttGCCATTAGAGCAGGGGGTACTGGCATTCACAGGCACTGTGGGCATCTTCCATTTTTCATTACACTTCTTCTTTCTTACACCCTGCGGAGCAAAGAATTGTGTCTTGTGTGGCTGGTTACAAAGCACGAGACAAGTCTTAAAATGCTCAGCATCAAAAAACATACCTCTTTCTTTACGAGATTCCTTAATTTTTTGGCAGCATTGCTCAAAATCTTCATTCATTTCATGCCTCACTATGGAATATGCAGTATCACTCAAAGTACAAGCTTTGTGCCTCAGGAGGGGATCTGAAATTTTACAGTCAGAACTGAGAATTTTCTACCAGTCAATGAAAGTCTTTATTTTGGTTACTtagaatgatttttcttttttcataggCAGGTTCTGAAAGGTTATCTCAGTCAGTATTTTCagcatgaaaacagaaaagttaattatttaagaaaaagtaCTAGTTACCAATCAACACATCTGCTACAATTCCATACCCAAACAATATATCTAATGCTAAAACATTTACAATCTAGCAAGAAATGCTCCCTGGGGTTGTTTAAATTATCTAATGGGGTTGTTTAAAATTATCTGATCCCACATCTACTGTGGGATTACTAAATTTCCGCAGACAAAATTTATCAATTTACACATCTgaaattttttccaaattaggGATAAAAAATACACCCTTACCTCCAGGCCCTTTTTTTGGGTTGTACTCTAAAGCATTACTACAGATTAGATCGATGTCCTTTAGAAAATCTCTTGCAGTTAGGTACTGGTGCATGTCAATCTTGGACAGAACTGTCGAGAGGTCCATGGGCTGTTTAACAGTGTCCCTGCAATTGGTTGCCTACAAATTAAAGACACATGCTCAGAGATTTAAGctacaaaaattaattattttcataaagtCAAATAAAGGACTTCTGAAGAGCCCCAGATATTTATAACACACTcaaatatgcagaaaataaCCAGATAGTTTCTTGAAAATTGGAAAGGTATTTCAGGTGTCTTTGAAGAGACAGACcaagagagggggaaaatagAAGCAGGGTGGTCAGAAGCAtgtgaggagcagagaaaggaaCTGGCTGGATTCATTTCACTTCCTTTCAGAAAACCACAGCAGAGAAGCCTTTCTCAGTAGTCACCTTAGATTCTCTTTGTTGTTGGCAGCAAGAAAAAATCTGCAGGATTTGCACCTTTGAAGCACCTGTCCTAAGCATCTAGTCTCCAATGAGATAACTGGACCCAGAGATGCTGATTTCTTTACTCAAAGCATAAAAGGAGCCTAATGACTAGTTTAGATAAGGACATCTATGTGTTTATAGGTTATTCACATCTTGGAAACtacaagcaaaggaaaagacaagTCAGTGGATGCTCAAGGGAATGGGACTTTGCTGAAATGCAAAGCTATCTTAAAACAACTGACTTTGAAGTACATGCCCCTGGCTTAGACTTATTCAACAATTTTAATGGGAAGTGCATGGGAGCAAGAAAAACCTATGCAGCCCTTAGGTTGATTATGTACTAAGGAAAGCTACAGATGAAACTGAGAATGGCATCTGAAAATTTATTTGACAAACTGCTGCTTCTACTCCTGTTCTCACAGAACATATTGACAGTTAATCAAAGAGCTTCAGACTTTATTAGAACAGCCCTACAGGTACTGTTTATAAATATAGAGAAAGTGATCTCTCTGCTTTTTAGTGCTGTAACACactgttccggtttggccaaatttagaaatatatcctctgagagaaggcacaaccacccctcccccaccaggttcaggaaaaataaattttcctcgaaggaaagtgaaggagataaaactatttatttaacaaacacacgggaaaaggataataatgctaaataataaaatctttcgctgtggaggaaaaacctgggaaagtgttagagtcctccctttggtctcctcggagctggggcttggcccagggccaggccctctgtgcccggtggaaagtcctcctgatgcgttctgatgttaaagcaatcaagcagtccagtagaaaagggagaaaatccgaaattccagggaaggaaaaattcaactctcagtctctctccggagaaaaagcaTCTGAACCCCTGgccaaaaaaaacctgtcctgggagcagcaagccgggtgcttcctccccctcctgccacagctgggaaaccaattgctatctgtgtgtgaccttgaacaagctgcaaactgctttgaaaaagttttgctcagttttttccttccccctctcaggctcagtttagaggcatagaaaggcacagaaattaatttctgggcataggcagtgatatgggatacacatcataaggtcaccccaagacacacgCCAATGTATCCAAACATTTTCATGGGCAAATTGTGTTGGCATTTGGTGTAACTGGCACTTGGACTAGATCATCATTGTAGATCCCTTCTAACTGAAATACGCTAAAGGtttaaagacattttagaaAGAACATAGGACTTTCAGTGAATACTCAAATAATAAGCATTTGAGAGCCTCAAGGAGTCaagtaaaagcaaaattcagTTCCTTCTTCTTGGAAAATCAGAATAGTACATTCCTAACACCAAAGATAAACCTTCCTAGAAAGAGCACACAAACAGCAAGACACGTAAACACAGAGGAATTATGAATACACACAGTTATAATAGTATTATAAGTCAATACTAACCTCCTCTGGGTCAATGGGCTTTGTAAATGCTTTGAAACGTTTGTCAATGACAAGTCTTTGTGCCACATCTCTTAAGTAAATCCTAAGTTCACGCAACGTatcctcttcctgctcttccacCTGTCTTATTTCTTCCACTGTCAGCTTTCGAGGCTTGGGTGGTGGAGCTACAGGCAGCACTTCCAAAGGCTGGCAAGCTTAAATGAATCAGAAAATTGTTAATTGATGGAACTCGTATACAAGCACATGAAAAATGATCGATAGTAAATTATCACCACAGTGAATACTGCATTATCTGTTAACCTAGAGTTAGAAAAGTTTTATATGCAGAATATCCTCCTCActtgtgttgttttttaatGCAGGAGGTTGAGCAGCTTGCTTCATAACTAAGTCCTcaaaaaaatgtcttctttcaGCACAGGTAGGACACGGGATTCTGAAAACTTCTTCATATTCATCATTGAACAATGTTTTTATCTAAAGTATGAAGAGAAAAGATACTTCAGTTATACAAGGCCACGCAAACTTCTTATATTCTGTTCCAAAAGAGCTGAGTATCTCTCTGAATTAAACTGAATACTTATCTGAATAAGACTATCGATGAAAAGGTACTTTCTTGGCCTTAAGAGACTAGGTTTTTATAGCATGGCAATTTAAAATGCCTTCTCCAAGGATCACCTTCTAGATTTTGAGCTAGGGAGCTAGGAAGAAACTGTATGATAAACAACTGAGAAAGGGGTGATTGGGGATTCACCATCCTCAAGGCTGCTTATTTTGCATTTACATGCCTTTCTGGCCTTTGGCTTGAATCTTCATGGCAGCTACAGAGGGAAAACGGCAAGGCTCGGAGGACAAGTGCTGGCTTTTTAGTAAGGTGTTTGGGCTttctctaattttatttttaattaatttaaatgaggTGTCTCAATTTGAATACTTCCAAGCTGTATTCCATTTTTCTATATCTACTACCAAAAGGTATGGAAGGGATTTCAATCCTTATTTTAGAAGGCACTTATTAACAGTATAAAAGCTTCTGTTACCGAGACAAAATAATCAGAGCAGCACATTCACATTTTGAACACCTTCCTTGAATGCACAGTCTCACGTCTACAAAGCTCAGCATGTCCTCTTGAAGAATTTTGTTAAAGAATGCACctaaacatttatttccaaGTTGCTTAAACAGAAACTGGAACTTAGCTTTCTAATTTGTTGAGTTTTCACCCAGATGAAGAAAGTAATtgaaattctaaaaaaataatttaaatttgaaatcaCATTCCATCAATAACAGTGTAATCTCTGTACTTTTTCAGCAAAAATATCTCTgacttttcagtaaaaatgttttcagaaaaacagtCTTTTTCCTAGCAACCTTTCAAGCACCATAGTCTTCACTAAGGACACACCTAACCATCTTTAAGCCACTAAAACCATTGCCTGAAGCAAGTCCATACATCTGTCTAATAAGCTTGAGTGTGTGAGAAGGGATAAAAAGTTGGGTCAAAGTCAATCTCTACTCAGAAAACACTTCAGGCAAATGCTTCCAGCATTGTTTTGTCTAAGCAAGTTTTAAGGGACTGGGTTTGGATGCCTGAGTAATTAATACGAATCTGCTTAGGAGCCACACGTAACTCTAATGCTTCAGGGCGTTATAAATTAACAAGAAATTGAGTAACAAAGGAAGTAAAGTATCAACTGAAATACCTCTTCTGGGAGATCTCTCAGTTGTACATTAGATGTTGCAAGGAGTAAAACTGGAGTAAACCTTGGGATGCTCTGCAGTAGTGTTGTAAAAACAGATCTCAGTGTAGGTCCAACAGTCTCCCACCatgaagggatttgtgggaCATAAATGATACTTGGTGCTGTTCTTTGAGCTTCTCGCATCAGCTGGTAAAATGAAGCTTAGATAAGAAAACTACATCATGTAGAACAGGCTACTAAATAACTATGTATCAGTCAAACTATCTTATGAAATAAGAGGCATGAAGGCAAGACATCAAGACAAATTGATAAATGACTCCTTAACAATCATGTAAAATTTTCACTTTGACTCTAATATAGGCATTTCTATGCAGACAGAAACAGACCTGAATCTCTGCTGATTTCAAAACTACTTAGGTATATGATAACTCCTAAAGAGCCTAAGAACTCAGCCAATGTAGTGGTgtgcctgaaaaaaacccaaagctaaCACTTCAGCAAGATGTATTTGCCTGGAAAAATCACCACACAACTGCAGCTACACCATTTTCAGTTCGGAGGGGGGACACACCCTATTCAGACTGGAACAGAGTCTGAACAAACAAAGGCCTATGTGAAAAGATGAGGGCTAACACAGCATAGGAAGCCTGGCTATAGTTCATAACTTCAATCACATTTTATAAGAGGTGACCAGTCCTTAGACTGTCTTAAGAGCTAAATCACTCACAGCCTCTCATTACCAAAGGACCCATCAGACCAGATGGTTTTGGAAAACCACAAGCCACTGCCTACAGATGGCACCTCAATCACAGAAGACAACATGCATCTACGGGATGAGGGAAGTGGAACAGTCCTTTCGCGCGACAAATTTCTCCATGCACCATTTCAGATTAACTGCTCCTCCTATGTGACAAATGAGTATCCAGTCACATAATGTGTTTCTCCTAACTTGTACAGATCTCAAATGCTGCTACTAgagatcaaaatattttaatacgGTGATGCCAAAAAACAAAGTGGATTTACTGCCCaaaagtaaaaaagcaaaaaagcactAAGCTGctaatatttccttttcctagTAAATGAAAACTCAACACTGTACAAATCTAAGTATTCCAtgaattttaatgcttttgcTGCATGTACTGCAGCAGTAGAAGCTGCATGtgtataggaaaaaaaaccaaacaagaaaattctttttcttaaaacctTGGCTGCCCTACaaatataattgaaaaaaagGCTACAGAATGTGCATTGACATGCCGTCAGGTTGGTGCAGAGCCATCTACTGGTAACACAGAGTcttaaaaagcaacaaacaacTTTCTAAATTCCACGTGAGACCAGCAGGATTTTTTGCCACAAAGAGGGGTTTATAAGCAGCACTTCCCATCTTCCTGAGCTGCCAGTAACATTCTCCCTGTTACATTTCAAATGGAAACCATGGCCATGTATAAAATCCTTACTTGGTATCAGTCCATcagaaaagtgaattttcagACAGAAGTAAACAAAACAGCACATTTAAATCAGGCCACTTATATTGACAATGAATTTTGCTTACTTCATTAGTTTATACACTAATCCTACGAGACTAACAAGAGAAAAAGCTACCTGTACACACGTTTCATCTGGTGACGTGCTAGCAAACAAAGTTGGTGTGTCCAGTGTATAAACTGGAAACTTTTCCAGGGAATGTATTACTGCAGCTGCCAAATCAGAAGCTTGCCCAGATCCTGGCTCTTCAATTAGTAAGAACCGTGGCCTGTAAGATGTTGGCTGGTCACGAGGATTTCTACAGCAATaagaagaaaagtttaaaaCGAGTGATGAATATGAAAAGAGACAGtaaagttttttccttttttttttttttttggtaaatattCTCCCTGTTCCATAAAATAATAAGCTGGTCTGTGAACAGGAAGACTATCAAAGCCTACTTTCTCACAAACTCTTCCTCTGCTAAGAAATCCTGCCAGTCCCCAGCATGTCCGCTACTCTTTTGGCTGGGTTAAGTAACAGCTCTTAAATGCCACAGTGGGACTGTCCAGCCAAATACCCACACAACAGTTCAGTTTGATGGGTCAGGGTACTCAGTTAGAGCAGTAGTAACTAGTTGTAGCTTCACACTTACATCTGGCAAATACTGACCACCCCTCACACACACTCTCAACTCCTTCATCTAGCATCCCTCACACCAAAACAGTTTACAGACCAGCCATCTTACAAATGGAACCATACCAGGGACAAACGTACCTGCTAAAAGTGCAGAATTCTGCCTTTTTGCAATCAGGTGTTTTATGAGTTGGCTTCTCTTCAGAGATTGATGGTGATTCCTCATCAGTCTCAATCACATAATTTCCTAAAATAGGATTTAAAGAGAAGAGAGCTTTGTTAACTTTCTTGTATGGTCCATATCTCTCTCTTACATTAATACACATTCAAAATTGGTGCTGGAAAACACTTCTCTTGTATTTCATCATTTGAATGCTATTTTCTGAAGAGTTCATTCTGCCACAAATCAAAGGAGATTGCACAAGTCTCTACAAAGCTGTCCTATGTCCCATGATTTGCATTGGGTATTATCTCTGTTAACAAAAACTTGTGTGTTTTTCTCCTTAGAATAAAGATGATTAGAAACAACTTATGTAGTTCCCGGACacctgaaaaacatttctcctgctttaagcatttatttgaaaagagGTGCTAATAATGTAAAACTTAGATTCCTCTCCACAAGTGATAAATGTGATTGTTAGCTACTGTCAGTAACTGTGTGTACTGTCAGTAACTGGGTGCTCCAGCAAAGAACACATAGTTCTCAGCTGCTTTTGCGAGTCACTCACAGCTCCCACCCTGCACTGTGCACACACAAAGTACAAAACTGTGCTGCCAGTACAGCTGAGAGGTTTGCGTATGTTGATTGCACAAATCACAAGCTTTTGCTTTGGCAGATTTTTAACCAAGGGAATGTAGACGTTATACCTTTCTGTTGGTCCTTCTTTAGTGCAAGCTCGGCATGGGGGAACACTCTTTGCAAGGTTTGTAAAATCCTTTCCAGTGTGTTTTTTAACAGTGGCTTTGAAATAGCTGATAGCGCTCGCCCAGGGGAAGGCACAACCCTCCGTGAAGCTGGAACAGTCTTCTGCATGGCCATGGAAAAatcatttgcttttattttaattgaatccATGTTTATCTGCAgtctctctctgctttcataTAGCTGAGGATAGCGATGCCGCAGAGCACAGAGACCGGTTTCGGCACATAAGGCTTTAATATCGGCACCACAGTATCCtaataaacaaaacaagaatCAAATGTTATGCCAGTCTCAGACAAAACAGAATTCAAGGCCAATATTTCTAAAGTGCAACACTGAAAGACTTTTTATTCTGCCAAAAATTACCAGGCTAAgagagaatttaaagagttACTGTGCTGCAGAAAATCTCTATTATGTGGCTCAAAGCCTGATATCCTGCACTTAGGCAGCAGCCTGCTGGTCAAAACTTTGTTCCTGGGAAAGATGTTCCAAACCCATTCAGTGTTCtgagagacaaaaagaaaattgaaagcaGCACCTAACTTTGCTCCCAAGGCATGCCAACTTCCTCCTCActgcctctctctgcagcaAGGTACAAGAGCTCGAGTACTGCCTGATACAAGCTCAGGTTCCCTAGGGCTCAAGTCCCATGTAGTAACCCACACTGTTTTCAAACTCACCAACACATTCTTCAGCCAGCTCTTCAAGTAAGTTGTCCGACGGCTTCGGGTTCCAGTCTCGTGtatgaattttgaaaatttcttttcttgcctgAAAACAGTTGCATTTCAGTTTGCCCTAAGTTTTCTCTTACAAGAACAATGACaacacaaacccacaaaacccctTATAccaataaaaatacttttcttatCAGCTAAGccttttagtattttaaaggtCAGTTATTAATATGCTGTCTGCTACTTCAAGCAGGAAATTCAATAATTCTAAACTTGTTACATTAAACTCTTGCTGGGGGCTGCAGTCAAGTAAAAGGCATTTACATCTTCCATAAAAGTCAGTTTTCACAAGTGTGAGACATAAagattctgaagaaaaaatcaTGGTAAAATTCTTATCTACAAATGGAGATTTTTCGTCAAAGAAAATTCTCTCCAATTTAGAAAAAATTCATGAAGTATTTCTTGGTACACAGATTAATTATGGCAGATTTCTGGAATTCTACCACATTAGGGAATCATGTATTAGATCTTTTTAATGGCACCTCATCTCCTGTTCCTGAGAGCAGatgaaaactggagaaaaatatttgtgctaaATGCATTGTTTAGTGTACTTTTACTAGCTTTCAACCCAACAAGCCTTTTATCCTTTTTCCAAGAAGTGCTAAGAAATATCAGAGATAgccagagagaaaatacaaaaagaagtCTCCAGTTTTGCATGCAATGTCCCCCCTTCAATATTTTTTAGTTGCTATATATCCATTTTTATACTGCTTAACTATTGCCATTGAACTAAATGCTTCCCAAGCCCTGCACCTGTGCTGTGTCCTTCAAAACTTTGTCCAAGTCCCTGTCAATAACTTCCAGTGAGATCCCAACATACTTAATTCGCTCCAGCACCAGCCTTGATCAAAGTTTTTGCTACCAAGGAGGAATTCTCTCAccctttctttcactttcaaGATGCTATAGGAGTAGTTTATAACTAATTAATACACTCATTCTTTCTTAAACATTTCAGTCACTATCAGCATCCCCTTTTCTCCACCAGTCACAGAGAAACCAA carries:
- the LOC116452806 gene encoding LOW QUALITY PROTEIN: ATPase family AAA domain-containing protein 2-like (The sequence of the model RefSeq protein was modified relative to this genomic sequence to represent the inferred CDS: substituted 1 base at 1 genomic stop codon), yielding METTGEETTENPEPRNCETDYSVPSSSVSERDSCQGNKRQRYGVFSSDSLFSSDDDEDFEMQRKKRNLRSFQKGALTGVDKDTMKMGGSLAGVEQMQIDGSVQFDGVGGLSDHISSLKEMVIFPLLYPEIFETLKIEPPRGCLFYGPPGTGKTLLARALANECSQGDMRVTFFMRKGAECLSKWIGESERQLRLLFEQAYQMRPSIIFFDEIDALAPVRSNKQDQIHSSVVGTLLALMDGLASRGEVVVIGATNRLDSIDPALQRPGRFEREFRFSLPNKEARKEIFKIHTRDWNPKPSDNLLEELAEECVGYCGADIKALCAETGLCALRHRYPQLYESRERLQINMDSIKIKANDFSMAMQKTVPASRRVVPSPGRALSAISKPLLKNTLERILQTLQRVFPHAELALKKDQQKGNYVIETDEESPSISEEKPTHKTPDCKKAEFCTFSRNPRDQPTSYRPRFLLIEEPGSGQASDLAAAVIHSLEKFPVYTLDTPTLFASTSPDETCVQLMREAQRTAPSIIYVPQIPSWWETVGPTLRSVFTTLLQSIPRFTPVLLLATSNVQLRDLPEEIKTLFNDEYEEVFRIPCPTCAERRHFFEDLVMKQAAQPPALKNNTTCQPLEVLPVAPPPKPRKLTVEEIRQVEEQEEDTLRELRIYLRDVAQRLVIDKRFKAFTKPIDPEEATNCRDTVKQPMDLSTVLSKIDMHQYLTARDFLKDIDLICSNALEYNPKKGPGDPLLRHKACTLSDTAYSIVRHEMNEDFEQCCQKIKESRKERDKSKRKCKMKECSSSIAAKRENVQFASSEDSPMEEHENVLQGQQKNGTENESERLTLVAESPTEKKSARLPECLDLREESEMLDCQIDRTSEDGISNDSRVHHKTYVGHSQADEQPEVCDGKAKKIHTXGVSVDYSELRQVLDLVIVATENVSISRMERLYALLSQCIYRHREDDDKTELVKAMKKEIATLSYL